In the genome of Triticum urartu cultivar G1812 chromosome 5, Tu2.1, whole genome shotgun sequence, one region contains:
- the LOC125509968 gene encoding multiple organellar RNA editing factor 8, chloroplastic/mitochondrial-like: MASASRALLLSRASPLHAAASRFLRPVAAAGSLLPAALVPSPAAAPWAAARRFATQPANSSLRDSSPNWSNRPPKETILLDGCDFEHWLVVMEPPPGDGANPDVTRDEIIDGYIKTLAQVVGSEDEARMKIYSVSTRHYFAFGALVSEELSYKLKELPKVRWVLPDSYLDVRNKDYGGEPFIDGQAVPYDPKYHEEWVRNNARANERSRRNDRPRNFDRSRNFERRRENTQAYQSGPPNQMPPHDAAPPSRGAQGPPPPSGAPPNYQPHAPNPQAGYAAGGGPNYPNAPPPPGYRGAPAPGYQAGNQGYQGNPGGNMHNGPGPAYHSNNPGYQGGAPGGNPPPPFAGGNQPPPYHGGGPSYGGGAPDYQGQPGGNPGYQGGGNYSNAAPPPYEGRDGPGRNYQ; the protein is encoded by the exons ATGGCGTCGGCGTCGCGCGCGCTCCTCCTCTCCAGGGCCTCGCCcctccacgccgccgcctcccgcttccTCCGCCcggtcgcggccgcggggagccTCCTCCCGGCGGCGCTGGTCCCGTCCCCCGCCGCGGCGCcctgggcggcggcgaggcgattCGCGACGCAGCCCGCGAACTCGTCGCTGCGGGACTCGTCCCCGAACTGGAGCAACCGCCCGCCCAAGGAGACGATCCTCCTCGACGGCTGCGACTTCGAGCACTGGCTCGTCGTCATGGAGCCGCCCCCAGGCGACGGCGCCAACCCCGACGTCACCCGCGACGAGATCATCGACGGGTACATCAAGACCCTCGCCCAGGTCGTCGGAAG TGAAGACGAAGCAAGGATGAAGATCTACTCTGTGTCAACTAGGCATTATTTTGCTTTTGGTGCCCTAGTATCTGAGGAACTCTCCTACAAACTCAAAG AGTTGCCTAAAGTCCGTTGGGTTCTTCCTGATTCATACCTGGACGTCAGAAATAAGGACTATGGAG GAGAACCATTTATAGATGGACAAGCTGTTCCTTACGACCCCAAATACCATGAGGAGTGGGTGAGAAACAATGCCCGTGCCAATGAAAGATCCCGGCGCAATGACAGGCCTCGCAACTTTGACAGGTCGAGGAACTTTGAAAGGAGAAGGGAGAACACACAGGCCTACCAGAGTGGGCCTCCAAACCAAATGCCACCCCATGATGCTGCTCCTCCAAGTCGTGGTGCACAGGGCCCGCCGCCGCCTTCAGGTGCTCCACCAAATTACCAGCCCCATGCACCAAACCCACAGGCAGGCTATGCTGCAGGAGGTGGACCAAACTATCCAAATGCACCACCACCCCCTGGATACCGAGGTGCCCCAGCCCCTGGCTACCAAGCTGGTAACCAAGGTTACCAGGGTAATCCTGGTGGCAACATGCACAATGGACCAGGCCCAGCCTACCATAGCAACAACCCTGGATACCAGGGTGGAGCGCCAGGAGGCAACCCGCCGCCACCTTTCGCAGGTGGCAACCAGCCTCCTCCCTACCATGGCGGTGgtcctagctatggtggtggtgCACCAGACTACCAGGGCCAACCAGGTGGTAACCCAGGCTACCAAGGTGGCGGTAACTACAGCAACGCCGCCCCTCCTCCCTATGAGGGCAGGGACGGGCCAGGGAGGAACTACCAGTAG